The following are encoded in a window of Sphingobium sp. AP49 genomic DNA:
- the yaaA gene encoding peroxide stress protein YaaA has product MIVLLSPAKTLDFERALPPLAVTTPHFAEEARGLAKSAANLSQKRLADLMHISPRLAKLNADRFRDFADLPERQALYAFAGDVYTGFEVDTLDEPAVAFAQDHVRMLSGLYGLLRPLDAIRPYRLEMGTRWAPRHKKLTDWWGDRIAALLRAQVAEEGSGIVLNLASQEYFAAVENRLEGLRVIHVDFREPGPNGPRFVSFNAKRARGMMARWMCEHHVADVEAMQGFDSDGYRFDPGESDTDHWRFTRA; this is encoded by the coding sequence ATGATCGTTCTGCTCTCTCCCGCCAAGACGCTCGACTTCGAGCGCGCGCTGCCGCCCCTTGCCGTCACCACGCCGCATTTCGCCGAGGAAGCGCGTGGGCTCGCCAAGTCGGCCGCCAACCTCTCGCAAAAGCGGCTGGCGGACCTGATGCATATCTCGCCGCGCCTGGCCAAGCTCAATGCCGACCGGTTCCGGGACTTTGCCGACCTGCCCGAAAGGCAGGCGCTCTATGCCTTTGCCGGCGACGTCTACACCGGTTTCGAGGTGGATACGCTCGACGAACCAGCCGTAGCCTTTGCGCAGGATCATGTCCGCATGCTGTCCGGCCTATACGGGCTGCTGCGTCCGCTGGATGCGATCCGCCCCTATCGGCTGGAAATGGGGACGCGCTGGGCGCCGCGGCACAAGAAACTGACCGATTGGTGGGGCGATCGCATCGCCGCCCTGCTGCGCGCGCAGGTCGCGGAAGAGGGATCGGGCATCGTGCTCAATCTTGCCAGCCAGGAATATTTCGCCGCCGTCGAGAACAGGCTGGAGGGCCTGCGCGTGATCCATGTCGACTTCCGCGAGCCGGGACCGAACGGCCCGCGCTTCGTGAGCTTCAACGCGAAGCGGGCGCGCGGCATGATGGCACGTTGGATGTGCGAACATCATGTCGCCGATGTCGAGGCCATGCAGGGCTTCGACAGCGATGGATATCGGTTCGATCCGGGCGAGAGCGACACGGACCATTGGCGCTTTACACGGGCATAA